The following proteins come from a genomic window of Maylandia zebra isolate NMK-2024a linkage group LG22, Mzebra_GT3a, whole genome shotgun sequence:
- the LOC112430229 gene encoding uncharacterized protein LOC112430229, producing the protein MEVILHGNPELLEIPLASVLICYLVQAKETIQARELLDYSAHCGCSCQWTARLPFLLCPRQQSPRLLVRLRLSYASVASSSTIRGSHAAVTFSVPDACQANAMQLRRSEVFVRRLNEFVSLWYTFGGGTRLDVGSDTRPTLKVLGPSNKELEQGKATLMCVANKGFPSDWSLSWKTSDSSGSSSIRGEESRTPGVLQNDGLYSWSSTLTLTADQWGKVGSVTCEATQGSQSLVSEILRRDQCSQS; encoded by the exons ATGGAGGTGATTCTTCACGGCAATCCCGAACTGCTGGAGATCCCGTTGGCTTCGGTGCTGATCTGCTATCTGGTCCAAGCCAAGGAGACGATCCAAGCCCGGGAGTTGCTGGATTACTCTGCCCACTGTGGCTGCAGCTGCCAGTGGACTGCACGCCTGCCGTTTCTGCTTTGTCCCCGCCAGCAGTCCCCGCGCTTGCTGGTTCGGCTTCGTCTCAGTTACGCATCCGTCGCCAGCAGCTCCACTATTCGTGGCTCTCATGCTGCCGTGACATTCAGCGTGCCTGACGCCTGCCAAGCCAATGCTATGCAGCTACGCAGA tcagaggtttttgtacggcgcctcaatgagtttgtatcactgtggtACACGTTCGGTGGAGGAACCAGACTGGATGTTGGAA GTGATACCCGCCCCACCCTGAAGGTGCTGGGTCCCTCCAACAAGGAGCTGGAGCAGGGGAAGGCCACGCTCATGTGTGTGGCCAACAAGGGCTTCCCCTCAGACTGGAGTCTGTCCTGGAAGACGAGCgacagcagtggcagcagcagcatcagaggGGAGGAGAGCAGGACTCCTGGAGTGCTGCAGAATGACGGCCTctacagctggagcagcaccCTGACGCTCACTGCAGACCAGTGGGGGAAGGTGGGCTCTGTGACCTGTGAGGCCACCCAGGGCTCCCAGTCTCTGGTCTCAGAGATACTGAGGAGAGACCAGTGTTCCCAGTCCTGA